The following proteins come from a genomic window of Triticum aestivum cultivar Chinese Spring chromosome 6A, IWGSC CS RefSeq v2.1, whole genome shotgun sequence:
- the LOC123128398 gene encoding nucleobase-ascorbate transporter 6 produces the protein MAGGGGGGGGGGGQKQDDLAPHPVKDQLPGVSYCITSPPPWPEAILLGFQHYLVMLGTTVIIPTALVPQMGGNNEDKAVVIQTLLFVAGINTLLQSFFGTRLPAVIGGSYTFVLPTISIILAGRYMNEPDPHTKFLKIMRGTQGALIVASALQIIVGFSGLWRNVARYLSPLSAAPLIALVGFGLYELGFPSVAKCVEIGLPELILLVIFAMYLPHTIHMMKSIFDRFAVLFTIPIVWLYAYLLTVGGAYRNVSPKTQFHCRTDRSGLIGGAPWIRVPYPFQWGAPTFDAGEAFAMMAASFVALVESTGSFIAVSRFASATPLPPSVLSRGVGWQGVGILLDGLFGTGNGSSVSIENAGLLALTRVGSRRVVQISAGFMIFFSILGKFGAVFASIPAPIFAALYCVFFAYVGSAGLGFLQFCNLNSFRTKFILGFSVFMGFSVPQYFNEYTSVAGFGPVHTRARWFNDMVNVLFSSKAFVGGIVAYVLDNTLHRHDGAVRKDRGYHWWDKFRSYRTDTRSEEFYSLPFNLNKFFPSV, from the exons ATGGCCGGAggtgggggaggaggcggcggcggcggggggcagAAGCAGGACGACTTGGCGCCGCACCCCGTCAAGGACCAGCTTCCCGGGGTCTCCTACTGTATCACCAGTCCACCACCGTGGC CGGAGGCCATTCTCCTTGGCTTTCAGCATTATCTGGTGATGCTGGGAACTACTGTTATCATACCTACTGCACTTGTTCCACAAATGGGAGGAAACAAT GAGGACAAGGCAGTTGTTATCCAGACATTGCTCTTTGTGGCTGGAATCAACACCCTCCTACAGAGTTTCTTTGGTACCCGATTGCCTGCAGTGATTGGTGGATCTTACACCTTTGTTCTACCCACCATTTCGATCATACTTGCAGGACGCTACATGAACGAACCTGATCCACACACT AAATTCCTCAAAATCATGCGTGGAACACAAGGTGCTTTGATCGTTGCTTCTGCACTACAGATCATAGTTGGCTTCAGTGGCCTTTGGCGTAATGTTGCCAG ATATCTCAGTCCACTATCAGCTGCTCCTTTGATAGCGTTAGTTGGCTTTGGACTGTATGAGCTGGGTTTTCCATCG GTCGCTAAATGTGTTGAGATTGGTCTGCCTGAACTGATCCTCCTGGTGATATTTGCTATG TACCTGCCCCATACTATACATATGATGAAGTCTATCTTCGACCGGTTTGCTGTTCTATTCACTATTCCCATAGTGTGGCTCTATGCATATCTGCTGACGGTTGGAGGAGCTTACAGGAATGTTTCACCAAAGACCCAATTTCATTGCCGCACTGACCGCTCTGGTCTAATTGGTGGTGCCCCCTG GATAAGAGTACCATATCCCTTCCAGTGGGGTGCTCCAACTTTTGATGCTGGCGAAGCTTTTGCCATGATGGCTGCATCATTTGTTGCTCTGGTGGAg TCTACTGGTTCCTTCATTGCTGTTTCAAGATTTGCAAGTGCCACACCTCTCCCACCCTCTGTACTTAGCCGTGGTGTTGGCTGGCAG GGTGTTGGTATCCTTCTGGATGGGCTATTTGGAACTGGAAATGGATCTTCTGTATCGAT TGAAAATGCTGGGTTGCTAGCCTTGACACGTGTTGGTAGCCGAAGAGTAGTGCAAATATCAGCTGGTTTTATGATATTCTTCTCTATCCTTG GAAAATTTGGAGCTGTCTTTGCATCAATACCTGCACCCATCTTTGCAGCCCTCTACTGCGTCTTCTTTGCATACGTTG GTTCTGCTGGGCTTGGCTTCCTTCAGTTCTGCAATCTCAATAGCTTCAGGACAAAGTTCATCCTTGGGTTCTCTGTGTTCATGGGCTTTTCAGTTCCACAGTACTTCAACGAGTACACGTCCGTCGCGGGGTTCGGCCCTGTGCACACGCGTGCAAGATGG TTCAACGACATGGTGAATGTGCTGTTCTCGTCCAAGGCTTTCGTTGGTGGCATTGTTGCATACGTGCTGGACAACACGCTACACAGGCATGACGGCGCTGTCAGGAAAGACCGCGGATACCACTGGTGGGACAAGTTCCGGTCGTACCGGACCGACACAAGGAGCGAGGAGTTCTACTCCCTGCCGTTCAACCTCAACAAGTTCTTCCCCTCGGTTTGA